A genome region from Defluviimonas aquaemixtae includes the following:
- a CDS encoding LysR family transcriptional regulator, whose amino-acid sequence MENWDEIRTAYQVARIGTVSGAAEVLGVHHATVIRHIDALEGRLGAKLFQRHARGYTATEAGQELLKVAQATEDQFAHLAARITGAATEVSGELVVTSLPGLADLLTPTLVRLAAAYPELRVRYVSDARLFRLEYGEAHVAIRAGGRPQEPDNVVQSFCTQKFGLYASQGYVDRNGLPESEEDVARHRFVGPADPESRAPFYRWLTQRVPAEAIIYRSNEGEALRHAVLEGAGLGFVALHLAAREPTLVEALPRRSEWDSALWLVTHVDLHRTPRIQLFLKALKDDMRDCGMC is encoded by the coding sequence ATGGAGAACTGGGACGAGATTCGGACAGCGTATCAAGTTGCGCGGATCGGCACCGTATCCGGCGCCGCAGAGGTGCTCGGCGTCCACCACGCCACGGTGATCCGCCATATCGACGCGCTCGAGGGGCGGCTCGGCGCCAAGCTCTTCCAGCGCCACGCGCGGGGCTACACGGCGACCGAGGCGGGGCAGGAGCTTCTGAAAGTCGCGCAGGCGACCGAGGACCAGTTCGCCCATCTCGCCGCGCGCATTACCGGGGCGGCGACCGAGGTGTCGGGTGAGCTGGTCGTGACCTCGCTGCCTGGGCTTGCCGACCTTCTGACGCCGACGCTCGTCCGCCTCGCCGCGGCCTATCCCGAACTCAGGGTCCGCTACGTCTCGGACGCGCGGCTCTTCCGGCTGGAATACGGCGAGGCGCATGTCGCGATCCGCGCGGGCGGACGGCCGCAGGAGCCCGACAACGTCGTCCAGTCCTTCTGCACGCAGAAGTTCGGGCTTTACGCCTCGCAGGGCTATGTCGACCGGAACGGCCTGCCCGAGAGCGAGGAGGACGTCGCCCGCCATCGCTTCGTCGGCCCCGCCGATCCGGAAAGCCGCGCGCCGTTCTATCGCTGGCTCACGCAGCGCGTGCCGGCCGAAGCCATCATCTACCGCAGCAACGAAGGCGAGGCGCTGCGGCACGCCGTTCTCGAGGGGGCGGGGCTGGGCTTCGTGGCGCTCCACCTGGCGGCGCGCGAGCCGACGCTCGTCGAGGCGCTGCCGCGGCGGAGCGAATGGGACAGCGCGCTGTGGCTCGTCACCCATGTCGATCTGCACCGCACGCCGCGGATCCAGCTCTTCCTCAAGGCGCTGAAGGACGACATGCGCGATTGCGGCATGTGCTGA
- a CDS encoding DMT family transporter has product MSQAARGHVAMLIFSALVAGSFSLGAQMANFVSPVAFTALRFVLAGVIVGAMAAATGGVPRTALAAPWRYAVLGAIFGAYFVLMFEGLKTAPPVSAAAVFTLTPVLSAAFGWVLLRQITTPRIAAALAIGAAGALWVIFRADLGAFLRLEIGRGEAIYFLGCVAHAVYTPLVRRLNRGESATVFSFGVLVAGSVVLTAYGWGAIRATDWTALPSIVWLTLAYTAIFASATTFVLLQYATLRLPSAKVMAYTYLTPSWVILWQIALNEPPPPLLIVVGVGLTALALLMLLKDEEPAADPSTQSD; this is encoded by the coding sequence ATGAGCCAGGCCGCGCGCGGGCATGTCGCGATGCTTATCTTCTCGGCGCTCGTCGCGGGGTCCTTCTCGCTCGGGGCGCAGATGGCGAACTTCGTCTCGCCGGTGGCGTTCACGGCGCTGCGCTTCGTGTTGGCGGGGGTGATCGTCGGCGCGATGGCCGCGGCGACGGGCGGCGTGCCGCGGACGGCGCTGGCCGCGCCGTGGCGCTATGCGGTTCTGGGCGCGATCTTTGGGGCCTATTTCGTCCTGATGTTCGAGGGGCTGAAGACCGCGCCGCCGGTTTCGGCCGCCGCCGTGTTCACGCTGACCCCGGTCCTGTCTGCCGCCTTCGGCTGGGTGCTCTTGCGCCAGATCACGACGCCGCGCATCGCGGCGGCGCTTGCCATTGGGGCGGCGGGCGCGCTCTGGGTGATCTTCCGCGCCGATCTCGGCGCGTTTCTGAGACTCGAGATCGGGCGGGGCGAGGCCATCTACTTTCTCGGCTGCGTGGCCCATGCCGTTTACACGCCGCTCGTGCGGCGGCTGAACCGGGGCGAAAGCGCCACGGTCTTCAGCTTCGGCGTGCTGGTCGCAGGCTCAGTGGTGCTCACGGCCTATGGCTGGGGCGCGATCCGGGCGACCGACTGGACGGCGCTGCCGTCGATCGTGTGGCTCACCCTCGCATACACCGCCATCTTCGCGAGCGCGACGACCTTCGTCCTTCTGCAATACGCCACGCTCAGGCTGCCGTCGGCCAAGGTTATGGCCTACACCTACCTGACGCCGTCCTGGGTGATCCTATGGCAGATCGCGCTGAACGAGCCGCCGCCGCCCTTATTGATCGTGGTGGGGGTCGGGTTGACCGCCCTAGCGCTGCTGATGCTTTTGAAGGACGAGGAGCCCGCGGCGGACCCGTCGACGCAATCCGATTGA
- a CDS encoding ArsR/SmtB family transcription factor, giving the protein MNLDTIFAALADPTRRAILTMLLEDDMAVTDVAEPFDMSLAAISKHLVVLAEAGLISQEKRGRVKWCKLEPDAMRAATVWIQGFGQFEPVDFDAFERFLATELPAPE; this is encoded by the coding sequence ATGAACCTCGACACGATCTTCGCCGCCCTCGCGGACCCGACGCGGCGGGCGATCCTGACCATGCTTCTCGAAGACGACATGGCGGTGACCGACGTGGCCGAGCCGTTCGACATGTCCCTCGCCGCAATCTCCAAGCATCTCGTCGTCCTGGCCGAAGCCGGACTGATCAGCCAGGAGAAGCGCGGTAGGGTCAAGTGGTGCAAGCTCGAGCCGGACGCGATGCGCGCGGCGACCGTCTGGATCCAGGGCTTCGGGCAGTTCGAACCGGTCGACTTCGACGCGTTCGAACGCTTCCTCGCGACGGAGCTTCCGGCCCCTGAATGA
- a CDS encoding DMT family transporter: protein MPLGYWALIFLIGIGWGSSFLFNEILLAELGPFTVGLGRVGFGAAGCWAWLVLSGTSARLPVRTVFGLFLLGTVFFAMPFSLYPLSQQHIPSGVAGIINAMTPVMVVIVSHFWQGGERASWAKSAGVVSGFAGIAVLTSPVLGAGAGAEFWAILTALAAPLCYGVAANFARRFGAVAPAVIATWSLTGATLAVAPVALGLEGLPVVTRAETWASLAMIGFVLTSAAFITFYWLLPRAGATTTSTATFIAPVSAVMLGAWVLGERMLAAHLTGMALILLGLVLIDARLLRWAGKAAAR from the coding sequence ATGCCGCTCGGTTACTGGGCGCTGATCTTTCTGATCGGGATCGGTTGGGGGTCGTCGTTCCTCTTCAACGAGATCCTGCTGGCGGAACTCGGGCCTTTCACCGTCGGGCTTGGCCGGGTGGGCTTCGGCGCGGCCGGCTGCTGGGCCTGGCTTGTCCTGTCGGGCACAAGCGCACGGCTTCCAGTGCGGACGGTCTTCGGCCTCTTCCTGCTCGGCACGGTGTTCTTCGCGATGCCCTTCTCGCTCTATCCCCTGAGCCAGCAGCACATTCCGAGCGGCGTCGCGGGCATCATCAACGCGATGACCCCGGTCATGGTCGTCATCGTGTCCCATTTCTGGCAGGGAGGCGAACGCGCAAGCTGGGCCAAATCGGCCGGGGTCGTCTCGGGCTTTGCGGGCATCGCGGTCCTGACCTCGCCGGTGCTCGGCGCGGGCGCGGGGGCCGAGTTCTGGGCGATCCTGACCGCCCTGGCGGCGCCGCTTTGCTACGGCGTGGCCGCGAATTTCGCCCGCCGGTTCGGCGCGGTCGCGCCGGCCGTCATCGCGACCTGGTCGCTGACCGGTGCGACGCTCGCGGTGGCGCCGGTCGCGCTTGGCCTCGAAGGCTTGCCGGTCGTGACCCGGGCGGAGACCTGGGCCTCGCTCGCCATGATCGGCTTCGTGCTTACCTCTGCGGCGTTCATCACCTTCTACTGGCTCCTGCCAAGGGCGGGGGCAACGACGACATCGACGGCGACGTTCATTGCGCCGGTCTCGGCGGTGATGCTCGGCGCCTGGGTCCTCGGCGAGCGCATGCTCGCTGCCCATCTCACGGGGATGGCGCTCATACTTCTTGGCCTGGTCCTGATCGACGCGCGGCTCTTGCGGTGGGCCGGAAAGGCGGCGGCGCGCTGA
- a CDS encoding AtpZ/AtpI family protein encodes MSDEPDPDRLKALEDRLAEAKRASAPKPPKEEHYSAASQGWRMVIELVSGLAIGFGIGYGLDWFFGTLPVFLVLFILLGFAAGVKTMLRTAKEIQGDTQADRSARDEGE; translated from the coding sequence ATGTCAGACGAGCCCGATCCCGACCGCCTGAAGGCGCTTGAGGACCGGCTCGCCGAAGCGAAGCGGGCGAGCGCGCCGAAGCCCCCCAAGGAGGAGCATTACTCCGCCGCGAGCCAAGGCTGGCGGATGGTGATCGAGTTGGTGTCCGGTCTGGCCATCGGCTTCGGCATCGGGTACGGGCTCGACTGGTTCTTCGGAACCCTGCCCGTATTTCTGGTGCTGTTCATATTGCTGGGCTTCGCGGCCGGAGTGAAGACGATGCTTCGCACCGCCAAGGAGATCCAGGGCGACACGCAGGCGGATCGCTCCGCCCGGGACGAAGGGGAATAG
- a CDS encoding F0F1 ATP synthase subunit A, which translates to MATEEQSEGLAFHPMDQFIVKPLFGGDTVGMVTPTNVTLWMAITVLCIAALFVLGTRGRAIVPSRIQSIAELAYGFIHKMVEDVAGKDALKYFPYIFTVFVFIVFSNFLGLLPAAFTTTSHIAVTAILAMAVFLTVTILGFVKHGMGFLSLFWISSAPLPLRPILALIEVISYFVRPVSHSIRLAGNMMAGHAVIKVFAAFAPLILISGIGLAVTPLSILAITAIYALEVLVAFIQAYVFTILTCVYLKDALHPHH; encoded by the coding sequence GTGGCGACGGAAGAGCAAAGCGAAGGTCTGGCGTTCCACCCGATGGATCAGTTCATCGTCAAGCCGCTCTTCGGCGGCGACACGGTCGGCATGGTCACACCTACAAACGTGACGCTCTGGATGGCGATCACGGTGCTCTGCATCGCCGCGCTCTTCGTCCTCGGGACGCGCGGCCGCGCGATAGTGCCGAGCCGGATCCAGTCGATCGCCGAACTCGCCTACGGCTTCATTCACAAGATGGTGGAGGACGTGGCCGGCAAGGACGCGCTGAAGTACTTCCCCTACATCTTCACCGTCTTCGTCTTCATCGTGTTCTCAAACTTCCTCGGCCTCCTGCCGGCGGCCTTCACGACGACGAGCCACATCGCAGTCACCGCGATTCTCGCGATGGCGGTCTTCCTGACCGTTACGATTCTCGGCTTCGTGAAGCATGGCATGGGCTTTCTCAGCCTCTTCTGGATCTCGAGCGCGCCCTTGCCGCTGCGCCCGATCCTGGCGCTGATCGAGGTGATTTCCTACTTCGTGCGCCCGGTCAGCCACTCGATCCGACTTGCCGGCAACATGATGGCCGGCCACGCGGTGATCAAGGTGTTCGCCGCCTTCGCGCCCCTGATCCTGATCTCGGGCATCGGGCTTGCCGTGACGCCGCTATCAATCCTGGCCATCACGGCGATCTATGCGCTCGAAGTGCTGGTGGCCTTCATCCAGGCCTATGTCTTCACCATCCTGACCTGCGTCTACCTCAAGGATGCGCTTCATCCGCATCACTGA
- a CDS encoding F0F1 ATP synthase subunit C, protein MEIEAATALGKLIGAGMACTGMGGAAVGVGHVVGNFLSGALRNPSAAAGQTATMFIGIAFAEALGIFSFLVALLLMFAL, encoded by the coding sequence ATGGAAATCGAAGCAGCAACCGCTCTCGGCAAACTCATCGGTGCGGGCATGGCCTGTACCGGCATGGGCGGCGCCGCCGTCGGCGTGGGCCACGTCGTCGGAAACTTCCTGTCGGGCGCGCTGCGCAATCCGTCGGCGGCTGCCGGCCAGACCGCCACGATGTTCATCGGTATCGCGTTCGCGGAAGCCCTGGGGATCTTCTCGTTCCTCGTCGCGCTTCTGTTGATGTTCGCCCTCTGA
- a CDS encoding F0F1 ATP synthase subunit B': protein MANTTEEAAGTATEAAGHATEAVGMPQLDFASFPNQIFWLVVALFVIYFILSRIALPRIGGIIADRQSTITNDIAAAEELKVKAGEAEKTYNQALIDARSEANRIVAEARLEIQADLDKATAKADAEIAARAAESTKRVEEIRAHAAENVTEVAKATTAEILAAFGGKADAKAITSAINARLKG, encoded by the coding sequence ATGGCAAACACCACAGAAGAGGCGGCCGGGACGGCCACCGAAGCTGCAGGGCACGCGACCGAAGCCGTGGGCATGCCGCAGCTCGACTTCGCGTCGTTTCCGAACCAGATCTTCTGGCTCGTGGTCGCGCTGTTCGTGATCTATTTCATCCTCTCGCGCATCGCGCTGCCGAGGATCGGAGGCATTATCGCCGACCGCCAATCGACGATCACCAACGACATCGCCGCGGCCGAAGAGCTGAAGGTGAAGGCCGGTGAGGCCGAGAAGACCTACAATCAGGCGCTGATCGACGCGCGGAGCGAGGCGAACAGGATCGTCGCCGAGGCGCGTCTCGAGATTCAGGCGGATCTCGACAAGGCGACCGCGAAGGCGGATGCAGAAATCGCCGCGAGGGCTGCGGAATCCACGAAGCGTGTTGAGGAGATTCGGGCGCATGCGGCCGAGAACGTGACCGAGGTCGCCAAGGCCACGACTGCCGAGATCCTCGCCGCGTTCGGCGGCAAGGCCGACGCAAAGGCGATCACCTCGGCCATCAACGCGCGGCTGAAAGGGTAG